In Thermodesulforhabdus norvegica, one genomic interval encodes:
- a CDS encoding acyl-CoA dehydrogenase family protein — protein MDFTIPENYRMMAETVRKFVERELEPISQKVEEEDKIPEEVVQKMRELGLFGLSIPEEYGGLGLGVLGECLVYEELSKTNACFRTRIGTNNGIGSQGIVIDGTEEQKRKYLPKIASGEWTACFALTEPEAGSDAAAIRTRAELKGDHWVINGRKHFITNGDIADVATVFAVTDPEKRARGGITAFIVERTFPGYHVGTIEKKMGLRGSHTAELIFEDCIVPKENVIGGDAMIGQGFKTAMKVLDRGRLTMGACAVGAAQKLLDLSVRYAKQRVQFGRPIAEFQAIQFMLADMATQIYAARQMLYHAAWLRDTTGAPVTKEAAMVKLFCTEMVNRVADMAVQIHGGMGYMKDYPIERFYRDVRLMRIYEGTSEIQRLVIARQLLREYE, from the coding sequence ATGGATTTCACCATCCCTGAAAATTATCGGATGATGGCGGAGACGGTTCGGAAGTTCGTGGAAAGGGAGCTTGAGCCTATCAGCCAGAAGGTCGAAGAAGAAGATAAAATTCCGGAAGAGGTGGTTCAAAAAATGCGGGAGCTCGGCCTCTTCGGCCTCTCCATCCCCGAAGAGTACGGAGGCCTGGGGCTGGGAGTCCTGGGAGAATGCCTCGTCTATGAAGAACTCTCCAAGACCAACGCATGCTTTCGCACAAGGATAGGCACCAACAACGGGATCGGTTCTCAGGGAATTGTTATCGACGGAACGGAAGAACAGAAGCGAAAATATCTTCCCAAAATCGCATCGGGAGAATGGACCGCCTGCTTTGCTCTCACGGAGCCAGAAGCCGGATCGGATGCCGCAGCCATAAGAACCAGAGCGGAACTCAAAGGTGACCACTGGGTAATAAACGGTCGAAAACACTTCATAACCAACGGCGACATTGCCGATGTTGCCACCGTTTTTGCCGTAACGGATCCGGAAAAACGTGCCCGTGGCGGCATTACGGCCTTCATAGTCGAAAGAACCTTCCCCGGCTATCATGTGGGAACGATAGAGAAAAAGATGGGGCTTCGGGGAAGCCATACGGCGGAGCTGATCTTCGAAGATTGCATCGTCCCGAAGGAAAACGTCATCGGCGGAGACGCCATGATCGGTCAAGGCTTCAAAACGGCCATGAAGGTGCTGGATCGGGGACGCCTGACCATGGGAGCCTGTGCCGTCGGGGCTGCCCAGAAGCTTCTGGATCTTTCCGTACGCTATGCAAAACAGCGAGTCCAGTTCGGACGGCCCATTGCCGAATTTCAGGCAATCCAGTTCATGCTCGCCGACATGGCAACGCAGATCTATGCCGCACGGCAGATGCTCTATCACGCCGCCTGGCTCAGAGACACCACGGGTGCTCCCGTTACCAAGGAGGCTGCAATGGTCAAGCTCTTCTGCACCGAAATGGTCAACCGTGTGGCCGACATGGCCGTGCAGATCCACGGAGGCATGGGCTACATGAAGGACTACCCCATTGAGCGCTTCTATCGGGATGTGCGGCTTATGAGAATATACGAAGGCACCAGCGAAATTCAGCGGCTCGTCATAGCCAGACAGCTACTCAGGGAATACGAGTAA
- a CDS encoding thiolase family protein, with protein MEKAVIVSAVRTPVGRYLGSLRSVEAYDLAALVLKEAVARAGLSPDQVDEVVMGQSYQNGEYVNIARMALLKAGWPDSIPGITLDRRCCSGLEVVRYAASLIATGQAEVVVAGGVESMSNAEFYLPGHIKWGIGGREGMPRGHGDLKIWGIPLYDRIQRARVMHQPIERYGVLQSMMTWAETAAREEGISREECDAWALRSHQNACRAWREGKFQEEVVPVPVRGSDGSDTLFERDETPREDTSLEKLSRLKPVLGGVCTAGNSSSENDGAAAVLVMSERKAREFGLRPMARFLACDVAACDPRKTYLSVPIAVKKVLSRTGLKLEDMGLIEIQEAFAAQVLADMKQMGLDEKDYDRINVNGSGISLGHPIACTGTRVLVTLLHEMKRRGVKYGLECICGGGGLGIAAVMEAGE; from the coding sequence ATGGAAAAGGCGGTCATTGTTTCTGCGGTGCGGACTCCGGTAGGGAGGTATCTGGGGTCGCTGAGAAGTGTTGAAGCCTACGATCTTGCCGCACTGGTCCTGAAGGAAGCCGTTGCCAGAGCCGGCCTGTCTCCCGATCAGGTTGATGAGGTGGTAATGGGGCAATCCTACCAGAACGGCGAATACGTAAACATTGCCAGGATGGCCCTTCTTAAGGCCGGTTGGCCCGATTCCATACCCGGAATTACCCTGGACAGGCGCTGCTGTAGCGGTCTTGAAGTCGTCCGTTACGCCGCAAGCCTTATCGCCACGGGTCAGGCAGAAGTGGTCGTTGCAGGCGGCGTGGAGAGCATGAGCAATGCTGAGTTCTATCTTCCCGGCCATATCAAATGGGGCATTGGAGGACGGGAAGGTATGCCCCGGGGACATGGAGATCTTAAAATCTGGGGCATCCCGCTGTACGACCGGATACAGCGGGCCAGGGTTATGCATCAGCCCATTGAACGCTACGGCGTACTGCAATCGATGATGACGTGGGCGGAGACGGCGGCACGGGAGGAAGGGATCAGCCGGGAGGAGTGCGACGCCTGGGCTTTGAGAAGTCATCAGAATGCCTGCAGGGCCTGGAGAGAGGGGAAGTTTCAGGAGGAGGTTGTACCCGTACCAGTCAGAGGATCCGACGGAAGCGATACTCTTTTCGAGCGGGACGAAACGCCCCGGGAAGATACGAGCCTGGAAAAGCTTTCCCGGCTTAAACCCGTGCTTGGGGGGGTCTGCACGGCGGGAAATTCTTCTTCTGAAAACGACGGAGCCGCTGCCGTGCTGGTAATGTCGGAGCGCAAGGCCCGGGAATTCGGTCTTCGGCCCATGGCAAGGTTTCTCGCCTGCGATGTTGCTGCCTGCGACCCCAGGAAAACCTATCTCTCAGTTCCCATTGCCGTAAAAAAGGTCCTGTCACGGACGGGTCTTAAACTGGAAGACATGGGGCTTATCGAAATCCAGGAAGCCTTCGCCGCTCAGGTTCTTGCCGACATGAAACAGATGGGACTCGATGAAAAGGACTACGACCGGATAAACGTCAACGGAAGCGGCATTTCTCTGGGCCATCCCATTGCCTGCACCGGAACCCGGGTCCTTGTAACCCTGCTACACGAAATGAAGCGACGGGGCGTTAAGTACGGGCTCGAGTGCATCTGCGGCGGTGGGGGGCTGGGCATTGCGGCGGTCATGGAAGCAGGCGAATGA
- a CDS encoding long-chain-fatty-acid--CoA ligase has protein sequence MNLAVLLEKTAQRVPDHVALRFENRQLSYGELNRRVNKVAGAIKNLGIGPGDRCILMMQTCPEFVVAYYALAKIGAVIIPVNFLYKAHELRYIISDSQPRAFIGMYPYLDEPARVLADFPECAVRIALGVQSDADFISFESLDAPELLETYPASDEDTLAILYTSGTTGAPKGAMLTHKNLYSNAMTVADMRHTEPGDVVIGVLPLYHVFGQTSVMNASIYLGLTLHLFSHFDPGAVLELIEKEKSTLLFAVPTMINRLIAEAEARGLKRSSLRFCISGGASLPVELLKKFEKIFQTKIYEGYGLTECSPVCIENPFGGKTKPGSIGLPIPGFQIRIVDDSGRDVKTGEVGELLVKGPGVMKGYLNKPEETAKTIVDGWLHTGDMARQDEEGYVYIVDRKKDMIIRGGYNVYPREIEEILYRHPDVLEAAVYGVPDADLGEEVAADVVVRDGARVTEEELRKFVKDLVAPYKYPRHIRLVRELPKSHTGKVLKKELRERWVSR, from the coding sequence ATGAATCTGGCAGTACTTCTGGAGAAAACGGCTCAGAGAGTTCCTGACCATGTGGCACTGAGGTTTGAGAACCGGCAGTTGAGTTATGGAGAGCTTAACCGGAGAGTTAACAAAGTCGCCGGGGCAATTAAAAACCTCGGGATCGGCCCCGGCGACAGATGCATCCTGATGATGCAGACCTGCCCCGAGTTTGTCGTAGCCTACTACGCCCTGGCAAAGATCGGCGCAGTAATCATTCCGGTAAACTTCCTCTACAAGGCCCATGAACTAAGATACATCATCTCGGATTCTCAGCCCAGAGCCTTCATCGGAATGTATCCCTATCTCGACGAGCCGGCCAGGGTCCTGGCGGATTTTCCCGAATGCGCCGTTCGCATTGCTCTTGGAGTTCAAAGTGATGCCGACTTCATTTCCTTTGAAAGCCTTGACGCACCCGAGCTTCTGGAAACTTATCCGGCCAGCGATGAAGATACGCTGGCCATTCTTTACACGTCGGGAACGACAGGAGCTCCCAAGGGCGCCATGCTTACACATAAAAATCTCTACAGCAACGCCATGACGGTGGCCGATATGAGGCATACCGAACCCGGGGATGTTGTTATAGGCGTGCTTCCGCTATACCACGTTTTCGGTCAAACGAGCGTGATGAACGCTTCCATCTACCTGGGTCTGACGCTACATCTTTTCAGTCACTTCGACCCTGGAGCAGTACTTGAACTGATAGAAAAAGAAAAATCAACTCTTCTGTTTGCCGTGCCCACGATGATTAACCGTCTTATCGCCGAGGCGGAAGCCCGCGGGTTGAAACGGTCATCTCTCAGGTTCTGCATCTCCGGAGGTGCATCCCTTCCCGTCGAATTATTGAAAAAATTCGAAAAAATCTTTCAGACAAAGATATACGAGGGCTACGGGCTTACCGAATGTTCACCCGTATGCATAGAAAACCCCTTTGGCGGAAAAACCAAGCCCGGCTCAATAGGCCTGCCGATTCCCGGTTTTCAGATCCGAATAGTCGACGATTCCGGAAGGGATGTAAAAACGGGGGAAGTGGGGGAACTTCTCGTAAAGGGGCCAGGAGTTATGAAGGGTTATCTGAACAAGCCCGAAGAAACGGCGAAAACCATAGTGGACGGCTGGCTTCACACGGGGGACATGGCAAGGCAGGACGAGGAAGGATACGTTTACATAGTTGATCGGAAGAAAGACATGATCATTCGCGGCGGCTACAACGTCTATCCCCGCGAAATAGAAGAGATACTCTACCGGCATCCCGATGTCCTGGAAGCAGCGGTCTATGGAGTCCCGGATGCCGACCTGGGAGAAGAAGTTGCCGCAGATGTTGTCGTTAGGGACGGGGCAAGGGTTACAGAGGAAGAATTGAGGAAGTTTGTTAAGGACCTGGTAGCCCCTTACAAATACCCAAGACACATAAGGCTTGTCAGAGAGCTACCCAAGAGCCACACGGGTAAGGTCTTAAAAAAAGAGTTAAGGGAAAGATGGGTATCTCGTTAA
- a CDS encoding fatty acid--CoA ligase, whose protein sequence is MAGKKIYKTPSAYDYPLILKHLLHTPERFARDQEIVYGEVKRLTYAEFFERLGRLANALKHIGARPGSVIGVMDWDSHRYLECFFAIPMMGAILHTVNVRLAPEQIAYTINHAEDEILFVHRDFVPLIKAIRSRLKTVRTFVFLSDDPDTSVPGEFTGEYEGMLETSPSEYDFPDFDENTQATMFYTTATTGLPKGVYFSHRQLVLHTLAVAAGSNGMKPGGKGLAADDVYMPITPMFHVHAWGLPYVATMLGIKQVYPGRYEPEKLLKLIEKEGVTFSHCVPTILHMLLNHPLSRKINLSKWRVNVGGAPLSEALCREALDRGIDVYSGYGMSETCPVLTLALLRPDMVSWDKDLQVEVRTKTGIPIPLVDLRIADPEGRFLPHDGKSVGEIVVRSPWLTQGYFKDKEKSEELWSGGWLHTGDVGYIDRRGYLKITDRIKDVIKSGGEWISSLELENIILKHEAVDEAAAVGIPDEKWGERPVVLVVLKQEYVGKVSEDELIAFYRNLAHKGTIPKWAMPDRILFVNSLPKTSVGKLDKKLIRKQVLSTNAAKE, encoded by the coding sequence ATGGCCGGCAAAAAAATTTACAAAACCCCATCGGCTTACGACTACCCGCTTATTCTTAAACATCTCCTGCACACGCCAGAACGTTTCGCCCGTGATCAGGAAATCGTATATGGCGAGGTGAAACGTCTAACTTATGCCGAGTTTTTTGAGCGTCTGGGAAGGCTGGCGAACGCTCTTAAACACATTGGGGCTCGCCCCGGTAGCGTGATCGGTGTGATGGATTGGGATAGCCATCGTTACCTGGAATGCTTCTTCGCCATCCCAATGATGGGGGCCATTCTCCACACCGTCAACGTCCGCCTGGCTCCCGAGCAGATAGCCTACACGATAAACCATGCCGAGGATGAAATTCTCTTTGTGCACCGGGACTTCGTTCCCTTAATTAAGGCGATTCGAAGCCGGTTAAAAACCGTAAGGACCTTTGTTTTCCTTAGCGATGATCCCGACACATCGGTACCGGGCGAGTTTACCGGAGAGTATGAGGGTATGCTGGAAACCTCGCCTTCGGAGTACGATTTCCCCGATTTTGATGAAAACACCCAGGCCACGATGTTTTACACAACCGCTACCACCGGCTTACCCAAAGGAGTGTACTTCAGCCATCGTCAGCTCGTTCTCCACACACTGGCCGTGGCGGCGGGATCAAACGGCATGAAGCCGGGAGGGAAAGGCCTTGCCGCCGACGACGTCTATATGCCCATAACCCCCATGTTTCACGTTCATGCCTGGGGATTACCCTACGTGGCAACGATGCTGGGCATAAAGCAGGTCTATCCGGGCCGATACGAACCGGAGAAACTGCTTAAACTAATCGAAAAAGAGGGGGTTACCTTCAGCCATTGCGTACCAACGATCCTTCACATGCTCTTGAACCATCCTCTATCCAGAAAGATCAACCTGAGTAAATGGCGCGTCAACGTTGGAGGAGCACCGCTTTCCGAGGCATTATGCCGTGAAGCACTGGACCGGGGTATCGACGTCTATTCGGGCTATGGAATGTCCGAAACGTGTCCGGTCCTGACGCTGGCCCTTTTGCGGCCTGACATGGTCTCATGGGATAAAGACCTTCAGGTCGAGGTTCGCACAAAGACCGGTATCCCCATACCTCTTGTAGATTTACGGATAGCCGATCCTGAAGGACGCTTCCTCCCCCACGACGGAAAATCCGTTGGAGAAATCGTCGTGCGCAGTCCCTGGCTAACTCAGGGATATTTCAAGGATAAAGAAAAAAGCGAAGAGCTCTGGTCGGGCGGCTGGCTCCACACAGGAGACGTCGGCTACATCGACAGGCGCGGCTATCTGAAAATCACCGATCGGATCAAAGACGTCATAAAAAGTGGCGGCGAATGGATATCTTCTCTGGAGCTGGAAAACATCATCCTCAAGCATGAAGCCGTAGACGAAGCCGCCGCCGTAGGCATTCCTGACGAGAAGTGGGGAGAACGCCCGGTGGTACTGGTCGTACTTAAGCAGGAATACGTCGGCAAGGTATCTGAAGATGAACTCATCGCTTTTTACAGGAACTTGGCGCACAAAGGCACCATTCCCAAATGGGCAATGCCAGACCGGATACTTTTCGTCAACTCGCTGCCTAAAACAAGCGTGGGCAAGCTGGATAAGAAGCTTATAAGAAAACAGGTTCTATCAACAAACGCCGCAAAGGAGTAA
- a CDS encoding thiolase family protein — translation MSRMLEEVVVVDSIRTPFGRAGEKGIFWKTRAEDLAVAVFKALLERNPSLDLSTIDDSIWGVTNQVREQGGTLGRMVPILAYGEKGWGIPGCSIDRMCASSLTAVGFGAAMIASGMAECIIAGGVEHMGHLPMGFMRDLHPRAAEALGDETALVMGQTAENIHDRFPEFTREMADMYAFMSQQKAAKAIRAGKMRDMMVPVEVELPDGTKALIREDQTPRPDTTLEKLASLKPAFRENGRVTAGNACPLTDGAAAVLIMSESRARKLGLTPKMRFVTCAVAGVDPRIMGTAPVPATQKALAKAGLKMDDIDVIEINEAFAVQVLYCLDRLGLTADDPRVNMWGGAIAYGHPLAASGARLIAFLQRIFEEHPEYRYGITTLCVGRGQGYTVIWENLLR, via the coding sequence ATGTCGAGAATGCTGGAAGAAGTTGTAGTGGTGGATTCCATCAGGACGCCTTTCGGGCGTGCCGGTGAAAAGGGGATTTTCTGGAAAACGAGAGCAGAAGATCTGGCCGTTGCGGTTTTTAAGGCCCTTCTTGAAAGAAATCCTTCCCTTGATCTTTCCACGATCGACGACAGCATATGGGGGGTGACCAATCAGGTCAGGGAACAGGGCGGAACCCTCGGACGCATGGTCCCAATTCTTGCTTACGGGGAAAAAGGCTGGGGTATCCCCGGGTGTTCCATAGACAGGATGTGCGCAAGCAGCTTAACTGCGGTGGGTTTCGGGGCTGCGATGATTGCATCGGGCATGGCAGAATGCATCATTGCCGGAGGGGTTGAACACATGGGACATCTTCCCATGGGGTTTATGAGAGACCTTCATCCCCGGGCTGCGGAAGCTCTGGGTGACGAGACCGCTTTAGTAATGGGCCAGACCGCCGAAAACATCCACGACCGCTTCCCCGAATTTACCAGGGAGATGGCGGACATGTACGCATTCATGAGCCAGCAAAAGGCGGCAAAAGCCATAAGGGCGGGAAAGATGAGGGATATGATGGTTCCGGTGGAGGTTGAATTGCCCGATGGAACAAAAGCTTTGATACGGGAAGATCAAACTCCCCGCCCCGATACAACCCTTGAAAAACTCGCCTCCCTGAAACCTGCTTTTAGAGAAAACGGGAGGGTTACGGCCGGAAATGCCTGTCCTCTGACGGACGGTGCTGCAGCGGTTCTTATCATGAGCGAGTCCAGGGCAAGGAAGCTGGGGCTTACGCCAAAGATGCGTTTTGTAACCTGTGCCGTCGCCGGAGTGGATCCCCGTATTATGGGAACGGCTCCCGTCCCGGCAACGCAGAAAGCTCTTGCAAAGGCCGGACTCAAGATGGACGATATAGATGTCATCGAAATAAACGAGGCCTTTGCGGTTCAGGTTCTCTACTGCCTGGACAGGCTGGGACTTACCGCCGATGATCCCAGAGTTAACATGTGGGGAGGAGCCATTGCCTACGGCCATCCTTTGGCCGCATCGGGAGCCCGGCTTATCGCATTCCTGCAACGCATCTTTGAAGAACATCCTGAATACCGATACGGCATAACGACTCTTTGTGTGGGAAGGGGTCAGGGATATACCGTAATCTGGGAAAATCTTCTGAGATAA
- a CDS encoding TRAP transporter large permease yields the protein MDVGVVLVLFLFALLLFIGFPVSFSLLTVSIIGTLISWGPGALYQIVSTTYSDSTSFILLAVPLFILMANLLQRSGIADDLYEVIYSWSGGLRGGLAMGTVIICALFGAMAGISSVATVTMGLIALPAMLKRGYDRSLVLGSIMAGGAVGILIPPSVIMIIYASIAEVSIGRLFMAGVIPGLLMTLIFVLYILIACLINPSKGPPIDERLSFREKLKTLRNVIWPIVLVLLVLGSIYQGVATPTEAAGVGACGALMCMALNGQLNRKAVFEAALSTVRLNAMVLWIIIGAACLTHYLAVVGVQDAVQEFFLGLGISRWWILIFTQILFFFLGMILEPAAIITLFGPIFIPIIDQLGFDLIWFGVLFVINMTMGYITPPFGFNLFILKGVAPPYITMSDLYKSIVPFCILQALCLITVIIWPEIALWLPSTMHVGD from the coding sequence ATGGATGTCGGGGTTGTGTTGGTCTTATTCCTCTTTGCATTGCTCCTTTTCATCGGCTTCCCCGTAAGCTTCAGCCTTCTTACGGTTTCGATCATCGGCACACTCATCTCCTGGGGGCCCGGAGCGCTTTACCAGATTGTCAGCACCACCTACAGCGATAGCACGAGCTTTATTCTCCTGGCGGTTCCACTTTTCATCCTGATGGCAAACCTCCTTCAGAGAAGCGGCATTGCCGACGATCTTTACGAGGTCATTTACAGCTGGTCGGGAGGGCTTAGGGGTGGTCTGGCTATGGGAACCGTGATCATCTGCGCCCTTTTTGGAGCAATGGCCGGCATAAGCTCCGTTGCAACGGTTACCATGGGCCTCATTGCACTCCCGGCAATGCTGAAAAGAGGCTATGACCGATCGCTGGTTCTGGGCAGTATCATGGCAGGCGGTGCTGTGGGGATACTGATTCCGCCCAGTGTGATAATGATTATCTATGCGAGCATTGCCGAGGTCTCCATAGGCAGACTCTTCATGGCCGGCGTGATTCCCGGCCTTCTGATGACCTTGATTTTTGTTTTATACATTCTCATCGCATGCCTGATCAATCCGTCCAAAGGCCCACCAATTGATGAGCGCCTGAGCTTTCGCGAAAAGCTGAAAACCCTCAGAAATGTGATCTGGCCAATAGTTTTGGTTCTTCTGGTTCTGGGTTCGATCTATCAAGGCGTTGCCACACCTACGGAAGCCGCCGGGGTTGGTGCCTGTGGAGCCCTCATGTGTATGGCTCTGAACGGACAGCTAAACCGAAAGGCCGTATTTGAAGCCGCACTCAGCACGGTCAGGCTAAACGCCATGGTCCTGTGGATCATTATAGGTGCCGCCTGTTTAACGCACTATCTGGCCGTAGTGGGTGTACAGGACGCCGTGCAGGAATTCTTTCTGGGTCTGGGCATATCACGCTGGTGGATTCTTATTTTCACACAGATCCTGTTCTTCTTTCTGGGCATGATACTTGAGCCCGCAGCAATCATTACCCTTTTCGGGCCTATATTTATCCCCATTATCGATCAACTCGGCTTTGACCTCATCTGGTTCGGGGTACTCTTCGTCATCAACATGACCATGGGCTATATCACGCCCCCCTTTGGCTTCAACCTTTTCATTCTCAAAGGCGTAGCTCCTCCTTACATAACCATGAGCGACCTGTACAAATCCATTGTACCCTTCTGTATTCTCCAGGCACTCTGTTTGATCACTGTGATTATCTGGCCTGAAATCGCCCTCTGGCTTCCTTCAACGATGCACGTTGGAGATTGA
- a CDS encoding TRAP transporter substrate-binding protein, with amino-acid sequence MFKRSSIVILSGILVLFLSFNVEASKVLRLQLVYPKTSMVAVSTQFFAEKVESYTKGKVRVKIFYPGQLVKSEEGLTALQRGLIDAYAGSMLYFAGVVPEVNGEWLPFCWRGVEDVLDIYYGYGFLELMRSALDRHGVFYVAPVMVATMGLMTNFPIHSVEDLKGKNIRAVGMEAKIVKALGGSPVSIAGAEQYTALQRGTVEGTDYPWYTLEDYRFYEVVKYVSVPAIHTPGIVEILISKKVWEGLSPEEKWAIERAGFETAVHSARLSADSDARARKFGEEHGISFVELPLDEVGRFRQLTAPLYNEHAQSCEICKRQVELIAEFYKEIDPAHPSLNALSSQNKQ; translated from the coding sequence ATGTTCAAAAGATCGTCTATCGTCATATTGTCGGGAATCCTTGTCCTTTTCCTGTCTTTCAACGTGGAGGCTTCAAAAGTATTAAGGCTTCAACTGGTTTATCCTAAAACCAGCATGGTCGCGGTGAGTACCCAATTCTTCGCCGAAAAGGTTGAATCTTATACGAAGGGCAAAGTCAGGGTTAAAATTTTTTACCCGGGTCAGCTCGTGAAAAGCGAAGAGGGTCTGACGGCCTTACAGCGAGGTCTGATAGACGCCTATGCCGGTTCCATGCTTTACTTCGCAGGAGTGGTGCCTGAGGTAAACGGTGAATGGCTACCCTTCTGCTGGCGTGGAGTCGAAGACGTCCTCGACATCTATTACGGATATGGCTTTTTAGAACTCATGCGATCCGCCCTGGACCGCCACGGCGTATTTTACGTGGCACCTGTAATGGTCGCAACCATGGGCCTCATGACAAACTTTCCAATCCATTCCGTCGAAGACCTCAAAGGTAAAAACATCAGGGCCGTGGGCATGGAGGCCAAGATTGTCAAGGCTCTGGGCGGTTCACCCGTGAGCATTGCGGGGGCAGAACAGTACACCGCCCTTCAAAGAGGTACCGTCGAGGGAACGGATTACCCCTGGTACACACTGGAAGATTATCGCTTCTACGAAGTGGTGAAGTACGTCAGTGTTCCGGCCATACACACTCCGGGAATAGTGGAAATCCTTATAAGCAAAAAGGTATGGGAAGGGCTTTCTCCGGAAGAAAAGTGGGCTATCGAGCGTGCAGGTTTTGAGACTGCCGTTCACTCCGCCCGTCTTAGCGCTGACAGCGATGCAAGAGCACGGAAATTCGGCGAGGAGCACGGAATCTCTTTTGTTGAACTTCCATTAGATGAAGTTGGCAGGTTCAGGCAGCTTACGGCTCCGCTGTATAACGAACACGCCCAATCCTGCGAAATCTGTAAGAGGCAGGTCGAGCTGATTGCCGAATTCTACAAAGAAATTGATCCTGCTCACCCTTCGCTGAATGCATTATCTTCACAAAACAAGCAGTGA
- a CDS encoding 3-hydroxyacyl-CoA dehydrogenase family protein: MTIKKVFVMGAGLMGSGIAQVSAQAGYSVIMCDISREALDKATGNIRWSLEKFSEKGIIREPVDKVLDRITPTMEAEDASEADLAIEAVFENIDLKKEVFQKLDRILPEHAVLASNTSAIPITTLASVTNRRDRVLGLHFFSPVPMMQAVEVIRAMTTSDETFETARKFVISLGKEPILVHRDIPGFLINRINFCASLEAMRLVEAGIASVEDIDKGLRLASGRRMGIFETGDMVGLDVTYGALMAMYEETKDPRWYPPAILRRKIQLGHLGRKTGRGWYVYDAQGNRIGPSE, encoded by the coding sequence ATGACGATAAAAAAAGTCTTTGTGATGGGCGCAGGCCTCATGGGAAGCGGCATAGCTCAGGTATCCGCTCAGGCAGGCTACTCGGTTATCATGTGCGACATTTCCCGGGAAGCCCTTGACAAAGCCACGGGAAATATACGCTGGTCCCTGGAGAAGTTCTCAGAAAAGGGCATTATCAGGGAACCCGTGGATAAAGTCCTGGACCGTATTACCCCAACCATGGAAGCCGAAGACGCATCTGAAGCAGACCTGGCCATTGAAGCCGTCTTCGAAAACATCGATCTGAAAAAGGAGGTTTTTCAAAAACTCGACCGGATTCTTCCGGAACACGCCGTACTTGCCAGCAACACCAGTGCTATCCCCATAACCACACTTGCTTCGGTAACAAATCGACGGGATCGTGTACTGGGACTTCACTTCTTCAGCCCCGTCCCCATGATGCAGGCGGTTGAAGTAATCCGGGCTATGACAACAAGTGATGAAACCTTTGAGACGGCCAGAAAGTTTGTCATTTCTCTGGGTAAAGAACCCATTCTGGTCCATAGAGACATACCCGGCTTTCTCATAAACCGAATCAACTTCTGCGCAAGCCTCGAAGCCATGAGACTCGTGGAGGCCGGGATAGCGTCCGTCGAGGACATAGACAAAGGCCTCAGGCTCGCTTCAGGCCGGCGCATGGGAATCTTTGAAACGGGCGACATGGTAGGGCTGGATGTCACCTACGGGGCCCTGATGGCCATGTACGAAGAAACAAAGGACCCCAGATGGTATCCTCCCGCCATACTGAGGAGGAAGATCCAGCTGGGGCATCTGGGTCGAAAGACCGGACGAGGCTGGTATGTTTACGACGCCCAGGGAAACAGAATAGGTCCGAGCGAATAA
- a CDS encoding TRAP transporter small permease subunit codes for MKGSDGIIGRISYCLAAVAACLCLLLSLSVTVNVIARYVFHNPFSAAMEINQYLFCAITMFATAFSLREDAHVRVDVFRVRMSLRSRRRIDALTAPLTVALSSILVWFSIDELRLAILFNKRSNTEVGIPLWIVWSIMVVGSTGFFLEALNQQLRLMRPPQKE; via the coding sequence ATGAAAGGCTCAGATGGAATAATCGGCCGTATTTCGTACTGTCTGGCCGCCGTAGCCGCCTGCTTATGCCTGCTTCTTAGCCTCAGCGTGACCGTCAATGTCATTGCCCGCTATGTGTTTCACAATCCTTTCTCAGCCGCCATGGAAATAAACCAGTATCTTTTCTGTGCCATAACGATGTTTGCAACGGCCTTTTCTCTCAGGGAAGATGCACATGTTCGTGTGGACGTCTTCAGGGTACGGATGAGCCTTCGCTCGAGAAGGCGCATTGATGCGCTAACGGCGCCCCTGACAGTAGCTCTTTCATCAATTCTGGTCTGGTTCAGCATAGACGAACTTCGTCTCGCCATCCTTTTCAACAAACGCTCGAACACCGAAGTGGGAATACCTCTGTGGATCGTGTGGTCCATTATGGTCGTCGGAAGCACGGGATTTTTCCTTGAAGCACTAAATCAACAACTAAGGCTTATGAGGCCACCTCAAAAGGAGTAA